The following proteins are co-located in the Toxotes jaculatrix isolate fToxJac2 chromosome 9, fToxJac2.pri, whole genome shotgun sequence genome:
- the LOC121187694 gene encoding P2Y purinoceptor 3 isoform X1, whose translation MPIFVKLLPIFCGNQTNVKMPHSVDSLPTGTLISKTFSLDFFSTSAHPTEPYTEDTFIASATNISNISGIDIPRCTYKEDFKRILLPAVYTFVFLLGLPLNAAVILKIWRTRPNVSKNNIYMLNLAIADFLYVMSLPLLIYNYGSHDYWPFGEFACKLVRFQFYSNLHGSILFLTCISVQRYMGICHPLAMWHKQGGRRMAWCICGGVWLVVAVLCAPTFHFAATGIQRNRTVCYDLSTPSHSVDYYPYGMALTCLGFLLPFMGVMVCYCRMAHILCRPVSYQGVSIATGEKRDKAVRMIIVVAAVFCISFLPFHLTKTMYLVIRTLPGAPCETRNLFSIIYKSTRPFASMNSFLDPILFYFTQPRYRQSTRRFMLKVTTLRDKGTSV comes from the exons ATGCCCATATTTGTAAAACTTCTACCCATCTTCTGTGGAAATCAAACA AATGTGAAGATGCCACATTCTGTCGACTCCCTCCCTACGGGAACTCTCATCTCTAAAACCTTCTCCTTGGACTTCTTTTCCACCAGCGCACACCCGACTGAGCCTTACACAGAGGACACCTTCATCGCCAGCGCCACTAACATAAGCAACATCAGCGGGATAGACATCCCTCGCTGCACCTATAAGGAAGACTTTAAACGTATTTTGCTCCCTGCTGTGTACACTTTTGTCTTCCTGCTCGGTCTTCCTCTCAATGCTGCTGTCATACTGAAGATATGGAGGACGAGGCCCAATGTTTCCAAAAACAACATCTACATGCTCAACTTGGCCATAGCTGACTTTCTGTATGTGATGTCACTTCCTTTGCTCATCTACAACTACGGCAGTCATGACTACTGGCCTTTTGGGGAGTTCGCCTGTAAGCTGGTCAGGTTTCAGTTCTACAG tAATCTTCATGGCagcatcctcttcctcacctgcATCAGCGTGCAGCGCTACATGGGCATTTGCCATCCCCTCGCGATGTGGCACAAGCAGGGTGGTCGCCGAATGGCGTGGTGTATCTGCGGAGGTGTGTGGCTGGTGGTGGCTGTCCTGTGTGCGCCGACTTTTCACTTCGCTGCGACGGGAATCCAGCGCAACCGCACAGTGTGTTACGATTTAAGTACACCAAGCCATTCAGTAGACTACTACCCTTACGGAATGGCTCTGACCTGTCTTGGCTTCTTGTTGCCTTTCATGGGTGTGATGGTGTGCTACTGCCGTATGGCCCACATCCTCTGCCGCCCAGTGTCCTACCAGGGTGTCTCCATTGCGACTGGAGAGAAGCGGGACAAGGCGGTGAGGATGATCATTGTGGTGGCGGCGGTGTTCTGCATAAGCTTCCTGCCATTTCACCTCACCAAGACCATGTACCTGGTGATACGTACTCTGCCTGGTGCGCCCTGCGAGACGAGAAATTTGTTTTCAATCATCTATAAGAGTACCAGGCCATTCGCCAGCATGAACAGCTTTCTGGACcctattctgttttatttcacccAGCCACGATACCGCCAGAGCACCAGAAGGTTTATGCTTAAAGTCACCACTCTCAGGGACAAGGGTACCAGTGTGTGA
- the LOC121187694 gene encoding P2Y purinoceptor 3 isoform X2 — protein sequence MPHSVDSLPTGTLISKTFSLDFFSTSAHPTEPYTEDTFIASATNISNISGIDIPRCTYKEDFKRILLPAVYTFVFLLGLPLNAAVILKIWRTRPNVSKNNIYMLNLAIADFLYVMSLPLLIYNYGSHDYWPFGEFACKLVRFQFYSNLHGSILFLTCISVQRYMGICHPLAMWHKQGGRRMAWCICGGVWLVVAVLCAPTFHFAATGIQRNRTVCYDLSTPSHSVDYYPYGMALTCLGFLLPFMGVMVCYCRMAHILCRPVSYQGVSIATGEKRDKAVRMIIVVAAVFCISFLPFHLTKTMYLVIRTLPGAPCETRNLFSIIYKSTRPFASMNSFLDPILFYFTQPRYRQSTRRFMLKVTTLRDKGTSV from the exons ATGCCACATTCTGTCGACTCCCTCCCTACGGGAACTCTCATCTCTAAAACCTTCTCCTTGGACTTCTTTTCCACCAGCGCACACCCGACTGAGCCTTACACAGAGGACACCTTCATCGCCAGCGCCACTAACATAAGCAACATCAGCGGGATAGACATCCCTCGCTGCACCTATAAGGAAGACTTTAAACGTATTTTGCTCCCTGCTGTGTACACTTTTGTCTTCCTGCTCGGTCTTCCTCTCAATGCTGCTGTCATACTGAAGATATGGAGGACGAGGCCCAATGTTTCCAAAAACAACATCTACATGCTCAACTTGGCCATAGCTGACTTTCTGTATGTGATGTCACTTCCTTTGCTCATCTACAACTACGGCAGTCATGACTACTGGCCTTTTGGGGAGTTCGCCTGTAAGCTGGTCAGGTTTCAGTTCTACAG tAATCTTCATGGCagcatcctcttcctcacctgcATCAGCGTGCAGCGCTACATGGGCATTTGCCATCCCCTCGCGATGTGGCACAAGCAGGGTGGTCGCCGAATGGCGTGGTGTATCTGCGGAGGTGTGTGGCTGGTGGTGGCTGTCCTGTGTGCGCCGACTTTTCACTTCGCTGCGACGGGAATCCAGCGCAACCGCACAGTGTGTTACGATTTAAGTACACCAAGCCATTCAGTAGACTACTACCCTTACGGAATGGCTCTGACCTGTCTTGGCTTCTTGTTGCCTTTCATGGGTGTGATGGTGTGCTACTGCCGTATGGCCCACATCCTCTGCCGCCCAGTGTCCTACCAGGGTGTCTCCATTGCGACTGGAGAGAAGCGGGACAAGGCGGTGAGGATGATCATTGTGGTGGCGGCGGTGTTCTGCATAAGCTTCCTGCCATTTCACCTCACCAAGACCATGTACCTGGTGATACGTACTCTGCCTGGTGCGCCCTGCGAGACGAGAAATTTGTTTTCAATCATCTATAAGAGTACCAGGCCATTCGCCAGCATGAACAGCTTTCTGGACcctattctgttttatttcacccAGCCACGATACCGCCAGAGCACCAGAAGGTTTATGCTTAAAGTCACCACTCTCAGGGACAAGGGTACCAGTGTGTGA
- the fam168a gene encoding protein FAM168A isoform X1 has product MASGHPTDKFSFMYQPDTHKSKNRLSSAMNPVYSPVQPGTPYGNPKNMAFTGYPGGYPATAPTYTPNLYQTGSPGYPPGYTTAGTPYKVPPTQSNGAPPPYTPTPTPYPTAMYPIRSAYPQQNIYAQGAYYTQPVYAAQPHVIHHTTVVQPNSIPSTALYPAPVPVPAPRNNGMAAMGMVAGTTMAMSAGTLLTTPQHPPIGAHPVTVPTYRPQGTPGYSYVPPHW; this is encoded by the exons taaGAACAGGTTATCTTCAGCAATGAATCCAGTCTACAGCCCTGTTCAGCCTGGCACCCCATATGGAAACCCCAAGAACATGGCCTTTACAG GCTATCCAGGGGGGTATCCTGCCACGGCTCCCACCTATACGCCCAACCTCTATCAAACAGGCAGTCCTGGGTATCCACCAG GATATACCACAGCAGGCACCCCATACAAAGTGCCACCCACTCAGTCAAATGGAGCACCCCCTCCCTACACCCCGACCCCGACCCCATACCCCACAGCTATGTACCCCATCCGCAGTGCCTACCCTCAGCAGAACATATACGCACAG GGAGCTTACTATACCCAGCCAGTGTATGCGGCTCAGCCGCATGTGATCCATCACACCACCGTGGTGCAGCCCAATAGTATCCCCTCCACAGCCCTCTACCCTGCCCCCGTCCCTGTACCTGCTCCTCGCAACAACGGCATGGCTGCCATGGGGATGGTAGCTGGGACAACCATGGCTATGAGCGCAG GGACCCTGCTGACAACGCCCCAGCACCCCCCGATTGGAGCACACCCAGTTACTGTGCCAACCTACAGGCCCCAAGGGACACCTGGGTACAGCTACGTACCACCTCACTGGTAG
- the fam168a gene encoding protein FAM168A isoform X2 gives MNPVYSPVQPGTPYGNPKNMAFTGYPGGYPATAPTYTPNLYQTGSPGYPPGYTTAGTPYKVPPTQSNGAPPPYTPTPTPYPTAMYPIRSAYPQQNIYAQGAYYTQPVYAAQPHVIHHTTVVQPNSIPSTALYPAPVPVPAPRNNGMAAMGMVAGTTMAMSAGTLLTTPQHPPIGAHPVTVPTYRPQGTPGYSYVPPHW, from the exons ATGAATCCAGTCTACAGCCCTGTTCAGCCTGGCACCCCATATGGAAACCCCAAGAACATGGCCTTTACAG GCTATCCAGGGGGGTATCCTGCCACGGCTCCCACCTATACGCCCAACCTCTATCAAACAGGCAGTCCTGGGTATCCACCAG GATATACCACAGCAGGCACCCCATACAAAGTGCCACCCACTCAGTCAAATGGAGCACCCCCTCCCTACACCCCGACCCCGACCCCATACCCCACAGCTATGTACCCCATCCGCAGTGCCTACCCTCAGCAGAACATATACGCACAG GGAGCTTACTATACCCAGCCAGTGTATGCGGCTCAGCCGCATGTGATCCATCACACCACCGTGGTGCAGCCCAATAGTATCCCCTCCACAGCCCTCTACCCTGCCCCCGTCCCTGTACCTGCTCCTCGCAACAACGGCATGGCTGCCATGGGGATGGTAGCTGGGACAACCATGGCTATGAGCGCAG GGACCCTGCTGACAACGCCCCAGCACCCCCCGATTGGAGCACACCCAGTTACTGTGCCAACCTACAGGCCCCAAGGGACACCTGGGTACAGCTACGTACCACCTCACTGGTAG